In Ptychodera flava strain L36383 chromosome 17, AS_Pfla_20210202, whole genome shotgun sequence, one genomic interval encodes:
- the LOC139116621 gene encoding uncharacterized protein, whose translation MAPTAKERSILRYFPPSKNIDCIPISHVKAASSQPPPPAIPNVAAIQVTTTLPGGQYEDYMTVCNEAECSERHCSCTHFIEIKTGKVVQITLYNMVQYPGEGIRGTPHPVHIHGHHFYVLKTGYAQYDANGLYTGDNEDIDCGEDERCNSGKWRNCSWGGDNIPGLNLVNPPMKDTVIVPVGGYVVIRYVADNPGWWFVHCHIEIHQVEGMALMIKEGDESEMKKPPKNFRTCGHFTWSAEEFNENMCGYYYY comes from the exons atggcgccaaCAGCTAAAGAACGCTCGATTCTTCG GTACTTTCCACCGAGCAAAAATATAGACTGTATACCAATTTCACATGTCAAAGCAGCATCTAGTCAACCCCCGCCTCCAGCGATCCCGAACGTAGCAGCGATCCAAGTGACGACA ACACTTCCTGGTGGACAATATGAGGACTATATGACGGTGTGTAACGAGGCAGAGTGTTCAGAACGACACTGTAGTTGTACTCACTTCATTGAAATCAAGACTGGCAAAGTGGTTCAGATCACCCTCTACAACATGGTTCAATACCCAG GCGAAGGAATAAGAGGAACGCCTCATCCTGTACATATCCATGGCCATCATTTCTATGTCTTAAAGACCGGTTATGCCCAATATGACGCCAATGGGTTATATACTGGCGACAACGAAGATATCGACTGTGGAGAGGATGAACGTTGTAACTCTGGTAAATGGCGTAACTGCAGCTGGGGAGGAGACAATATTCCTGGTTTGAATCTTGTAAACCCTCCAATGAAAGATACAGTCATAGTACCCGTTGGTGGATATGTTGTAATCAGATATGTGGCAGATAATCCGG GCTGGTGGTTCGTACACTGTCACATCGAAATACACCAAGTTGAAGGAATGGCCCTGATGATCAAAGAAGGTGACGAGAGCGAGATGAAGAAGCCGCCGAAGAATTTCAGAACATGTGGTCACTTTACCTGGTCGGCGGAAGAGTTCAACGAGAATATGTGTgggtattattattattaa